One Maridesulfovibrio bastinii DSM 16055 genomic region harbors:
- a CDS encoding tyrosine-type recombinase/integrase, which produces MTLTATQVKNAKPKAKLYRIADQGGLCLEVKPTGKKFWRYRYRFDGKATMLTLGTYPEVSLADARIEHMEASRTLKNGINPKQAKNVKLAEAQAQNDTFELVARAWLKKNSESWTTKTYRTNEGRLSNHVFPYIGHLPISAISPKDILGLLQRIEAKGTLETAHRVASLCSQIFKYAVFINKVEIDPVQIVKGALPPITKSRKHRAALTDPMEVGKLLRYIEEYSGHYIVKQALRVGLYTFTRSKEIRGMKWDEIDFDRKEWRIPAERMKMRKPHIVPLSNQVLTILKEVKQLNNPSKFVFPSVVNNSSILSENTLNTAIRRMGYTKEQLCYHGFRGTCTTLLYETGWPKDMVERQLAHVQTNQVRAAYDHAQYMEERTRMMQIFSDYLDSLRDGGSVIPFKKRA; this is translated from the coding sequence ATGACACTTACTGCCACACAAGTAAAAAACGCCAAACCCAAAGCCAAACTGTACCGCATTGCTGATCAAGGTGGATTATGCCTTGAAGTAAAGCCTACTGGTAAAAAGTTCTGGCGTTATCGCTATCGATTTGACGGTAAAGCTACCATGCTGACTCTTGGTACATATCCCGAAGTAAGTCTAGCTGATGCCCGCATAGAGCATATGGAGGCGTCGAGGACTCTTAAGAATGGAATTAACCCGAAGCAGGCAAAAAACGTTAAACTGGCTGAAGCACAAGCACAAAATGATACTTTTGAACTGGTGGCGCGGGCATGGCTGAAAAAAAACAGCGAATCGTGGACCACAAAAACGTACCGCACCAATGAAGGCCGTCTCTCAAATCATGTTTTTCCCTACATCGGACACCTGCCCATTTCAGCAATTTCCCCTAAAGACATACTTGGATTACTTCAAAGAATTGAAGCTAAGGGCACTCTTGAAACCGCACACAGAGTTGCTTCTTTATGTTCGCAAATTTTCAAATATGCAGTCTTTATCAATAAGGTAGAAATCGACCCGGTACAGATTGTTAAAGGGGCTTTGCCTCCAATAACAAAAAGCAGAAAACACCGGGCGGCTCTCACTGATCCAATGGAAGTAGGAAAACTCTTACGGTATATCGAAGAATACTCTGGGCATTATATTGTAAAACAGGCTTTACGTGTCGGGTTGTACACTTTTACACGTTCAAAAGAAATTCGCGGAATGAAATGGGATGAAATTGATTTTGACCGCAAAGAGTGGCGAATTCCAGCAGAACGCATGAAAATGCGCAAACCTCACATCGTACCACTTTCAAATCAAGTTCTAACAATTCTTAAGGAAGTGAAACAGCTTAATAATCCATCAAAATTTGTATTTCCTAGCGTTGTGAATAATTCAAGCATTCTTTCTGAAAACACCCTCAACACAGCTATACGCCGCATGGGGTATACTAAAGAACAGCTTTGTTATCACGGCTTCCGTGGAACATGCACTACCCTGCTTTATGAAACTGGTTGGCCTAAAGATATGGTCGAACGCCAGCTTGCGCACGTACAGACAAACCAAGTTCGAGCTGCTTATGATCATGCCCAATATATGGAAGAACGAACCAGAATGATGCAAATTTTCTCAGATTATCTCGATAGCCTCCGTGATGGTGGAAGTGTGATTCCGTTTAAGAAAAGAGCTTAA
- a CDS encoding type II toxin-antitoxin system RelE/ParE family toxin, which translates to MIKGFAHKGLEDFFNTGTTRGIQSKHASKLGRILDRLDSALDIQDMNAPGFGLHPLKGNLINHYSIKISGNWRLTFKFENGNAYVVNYQDYH; encoded by the coding sequence ATGATTAAAGGATTCGCCCATAAGGGGCTAGAAGATTTCTTCAATACCGGAACAACAAGAGGAATTCAGTCCAAGCATGCATCAAAATTAGGCCGAATCCTTGATAGACTTGATTCCGCTTTAGATATTCAAGATATGAATGCACCGGGCTTTGGACTTCATCCTTTAAAGGGAAATCTTATAAACCACTATTCTATTAAAATTTCAGGCAACTGGAGGCTGACTTTCAAATTTGAAAATGGCAACGCCTATGTTGTGAACTATCAAGACTACCATTAA
- a CDS encoding HigA family addiction module antitoxin codes for MHTTTRRPTHPGEIIKYDYMEPLGLTVTALAAHLGVSRKHLSQVLHEKTSVSPVMALRLSRAFNTTPDLWLNLQRKRDLWEAENNTPSFLDVTPLPGISELSE; via the coding sequence ATGCACACTACTACACGCAGGCCGACACACCCCGGAGAAATTATTAAATATGACTATATGGAACCCTTAGGGCTGACAGTAACAGCCTTAGCTGCGCATCTTGGGGTAAGCCGTAAGCATTTATCACAAGTCCTTCATGAAAAAACCAGCGTAAGCCCTGTAATGGCTTTACGACTGTCACGGGCATTCAATACCACACCTGATTTATGGCTCAATCTTCAGCGTAAGCGTGATCTTTGGGAGGCAGAAAACAATACACCAAGCTTTCTTGATGTGACCCCGTTGCCGGGTATCTCAGAGTTGAGCGAGTAA